In Verrucomicrobiia bacterium, the following are encoded in one genomic region:
- the rpsU gene encoding 30S ribosomal protein S21 — MSEVKLKKGEPIDRALRRLKKKVDRENTLKDVRTKRHYEKPSERRRRKLKVARFSAMLSARYADL, encoded by the coding sequence TTGAGCGAAGTAAAGTTGAAAAAAGGCGAGCCCATTGACCGGGCTCTCCGTCGTTTGAAGAAGAAGGTGGACCGCGAGAACACCCTCAAGGATGTCCGTACCAAGCGGCATTACGAGAAGCCGAGCGAGCGCCGTCGCCGTAAATTGAAGGTCGCACGCTTCAGCGCCATGTTGTCCGCGCGATACGCCGACCTGTGA